Genomic DNA from Jejubacter calystegiae:
TTGATACGCTCAGCCGTGGCTTCGCCGATAAGAGACCCATAGTTGCGGCGCACGTAGTTGATAATCGCTTCATCGAAACGGTCACCGCCAATACGCACGGAAGAGGAGTAAACCACGCCATTCAGAGAGATAACGGCCACTTCAGTGGTACCGCCACCGATATCCACCACCATTGAGCCGGTAGCTTCAGAAACCGGCAGACCGGCACCAATAGCAGCCGCCATCGGCTCTTCGATCAGGAAAACTTCACGGGCACCTGCGCCCTGAGCGGATTCACGAATCGCACGACGCTCAACCTGAGTAGCGCCAACCGGAACGCACACCAGCACACGCGGGCTGGGGCGCATAAAGCTGTTGCTGTGCACCTGCTTAATAAAGTGCTGCAGCATTTTTTCGGTAACGAAAAAGTCGGCGATAACACCATCCTTCATAGGACGAATGGCGGCGATGTTGCCTGGTGTACGGCCAAGCATCTGTTTAGCGTCGTGCCCCACAGCGGCAACGCTCTTGGGGGAACCGGCACGATCCTGGCGAATGGCAACCACCGAAGGTTCATTCAGTACGATGCCTTGTCCTTTAACATAAATAAGGGTATTCGCGGTACCCAGATCAATGGACAGGTCATTGGAAAACATGCCACGAAATTTTTTCAACATACTAAGGGATAATCCTGAAAGCTGGGGCGGAAAACAAAATCCGCTTACTTTACCAACCACTCGAAGCAGCGACAAGGCGCAAAAAACGTTCTGCCTCGGTGAAAAATAGTACAGCTCGTTTCACTCGTAACAGATTGACACATTTCCCCGTTCTGACCCGGGTGATGTTGATTATTTATTCAATTTTCTGTTACAGCAAAGCGAAATAAACTGGTGTTATTACACTGCGACGTTCCAGTCGGCAGACCCCATGGCCCCCTTATGGATGCAGCGCGCAATATTCTACGTGAAAACCGGCTAAACGACAGGCTAAACCGGATATCTACGTGAATATTTTTTCACATTGCTGTCAAGAGGCTCTGAACCGACAAAGAATTCACCCTGTGCGCCACTCACCCCTTTCTCGATCAGCGTCTGCCATTCTCCACGGGTTCGCGTACCGGTAGCAAAAACCATGGTACGCGTTCCCTTGCAGGCTTCCACCAGGCTCTCAACAAACAACTGATTTTCAGTACGCTTGTCAATATTCCTGACCAGCCCAGGATACAGTTTGAGAATTTCCGCGTCCAAATCCTGGAGATAAGTCGTACTTACCACGGTCAATCCCGCCTGCGTAATGGCCACCCGAGCCCCCAGTACTTTAATCAGCCTGACGATCGGCTGTAAACGGCTGATGTATTGACAAACATCTGCCTCAGCAAGTTCAAAAAGAATTCGATTTCTTATCGATTTTTCACACTGCATCAAAGTATCGCGCAGCCAGCGTTGAAATGGACGGCGCAGCAGCGACTCCACGGTGACCGGAAAAGCCAGGGTCTCTTCCGGCCAGAAACGCAATAGCGGAATCATGCGGGAGATCATCTGGCGGTCATACTGCTCCGCTAAACCAAGTTGCTGAACCACCGGCATATACTCCGCCGACGTCACCTCAGTCTCGCCGTCGAAGATGCGCCCGGCCATTTCCCGGTGATGCACTTCACCGCTACGCAGCACTGAAGGTTTCTGATACAGACGCGGCCCGCCGCGACGCAGGGCATCTTCCAGCATAGTACGCCACTTCACATTGCCGCGGCCTTTTTCCGGCAGCTTGTCATCATAGACCGCCCAACTGTTGCTGCCCTGGAGCACGGCATTGCGTACCGCCGCTTCGGCATGCTCCATCACCTGTTCCACGCTCTGACCGCCGCGCCAGGCGCAGATACCAATATGCACCATATCCAGGGGATCCAGCATACGGGTGGGCGGCATCGCATCCACCGATTTCAGCAACTGGCTGGCAATGCCGTCCGCTTCTTTCAGGGTGCTGTGCGGGAGCAGAACAGCAAAATCGTTGTGGAAATAGCGCGCCAGCAACGCGCCGGGGTAACGCATCACAAAAGTCGACAGCAGATTGATCAGGTTATAAAGGTAGTCATCGACGGAGTGACGCTCCCAGGTTTCGCGCAAAATTTCGAAATCCGGCACGCGGATCATCATCACCATGCCGTGGGTACCTACCTGTTCATTATCTTCCAGCAACATGGCGAGCTGATTTTCAAAAAACAGGCGATTGCTCAGACCCGTCTGCGCATCCTGAGCCGCATAGGAGCGGATCAGCGTATCCACACGGCTGCGCTGCTCCCCGGCGTTGTGCAGTTCGCTCAGCAGAACATCCATCGCGCTACTGGTCCGCGGCGGCCACTCATGCAGCGAACCACGCACTACTTTTCCCCGTTCGCCGTTCAGAATTCGGGTGGAGCGACTTTCCAGTAGCTCCAGGCCGGAAAACTGGCGTTTCACCCAACGGGCGCCAAATACCAGCACGATAACCATAAAGGCAATCGCCAGCGAGAGCGGCGTCGTGGTCAGCAGCGAATGGAAGTAATCATCGACGGGATCGCGCCAGGTCAGATGCAGCACCAGGCTGGGGTGCTTCACCAGCCGTACCGAGTGGTGGCGCAGGCGCACATGCTGCCCGGCGGGTTGATAGCTGGGCGGAAGTTCATGATCCAGCACCTGAAGGCTGCCCGAACTCAGCGTCAGGCGGACAATCTCCAGCGGAACCATCATATCGTTAAGGCGATCGTCCAGCTGCTCAGGCGGGCGCACCAGCAGTTCGTTATCCACCAGCGCTACAATTCGGTTCAGACGGTGCTCGCCCCGCTCATGAATCGAATGGTAAAAACTCCACGAACACCCCAACAGGGTGACCAGAATAGCCAGCCCCGTCAGCAGGGTCATAAAGGTGGAAAATTTCGTCGTTAAGCGCATCCCTGTGTTAACTCCGTCGGATGTACAGAAGCAGCCTGTGGCTTCGCAATGCGGCTTCCGGCTC
This window encodes:
- the mreB gene encoding rod shape-determining protein MreB — translated: MLKKFRGMFSNDLSIDLGTANTLIYVKGQGIVLNEPSVVAIRQDRAGSPKSVAAVGHDAKQMLGRTPGNIAAIRPMKDGVIADFFVTEKMLQHFIKQVHSNSFMRPSPRVLVCVPVGATQVERRAIRESAQGAGAREVFLIEEPMAAAIGAGLPVSEATGSMVVDIGGGTTEVAVISLNGVVYSSSVRIGGDRFDEAIINYVRRNYGSLIGEATAERIKHEIGSAYPGDEVREIEVRGRNLAEGVPRGFTLNSNEILEALQEPLTGIVSAVMVALEQCPPELASDISERGMVLTGGGALLRNLDRLLMEETGIPVVVAEDPLTCVARGGGKALEMIDMHGGDLFSEE
- the csrD gene encoding RNase E specificity factor CsrD, with amino-acid sequence MRLTTKFSTFMTLLTGLAILVTLLGCSWSFYHSIHERGEHRLNRIVALVDNELLVRPPEQLDDRLNDMMVPLEIVRLTLSSGSLQVLDHELPPSYQPAGQHVRLRHHSVRLVKHPSLVLHLTWRDPVDDYFHSLLTTTPLSLAIAFMVIVLVFGARWVKRQFSGLELLESRSTRILNGERGKVVRGSLHEWPPRTSSAMDVLLSELHNAGEQRSRVDTLIRSYAAQDAQTGLSNRLFFENQLAMLLEDNEQVGTHGMVMMIRVPDFEILRETWERHSVDDYLYNLINLLSTFVMRYPGALLARYFHNDFAVLLPHSTLKEADGIASQLLKSVDAMPPTRMLDPLDMVHIGICAWRGGQSVEQVMEHAEAAVRNAVLQGSNSWAVYDDKLPEKGRGNVKWRTMLEDALRRGGPRLYQKPSVLRSGEVHHREMAGRIFDGETEVTSAEYMPVVQQLGLAEQYDRQMISRMIPLLRFWPEETLAFPVTVESLLRRPFQRWLRDTLMQCEKSIRNRILFELAEADVCQYISRLQPIVRLIKVLGARVAITQAGLTVVSTTYLQDLDAEILKLYPGLVRNIDKRTENQLFVESLVEACKGTRTMVFATGTRTRGEWQTLIEKGVSGAQGEFFVGSEPLDSNVKKYSRRYPV